The window TTATTATGTCATATTCTTGGATTAGAATTCACTTGTAAAGTGGAAACGGATATTCTCGAAGTCTTGCTGTGCCATGTTAAGCACATAACCTGAATCAGCGAGGAAGACGTCACGTCCCTCAATATCCTTAGCCATATACTGGTATTTACGCTTCTTGAAGTTCTCTAACTCTTTCTCGTCGTCAGCCTCAATCCAACAAGCTTTATAGAGGTGTACAGGCTCCCAACGACACTTGGCATTATACTCATGCTCCAATCGATACTGGATAACCTCAAACTGAAGTTGTCCAACGGTTCCCACGATACGACGGTTGTTGAATTGGTTTACAAATGACTGTGCAACACCTTCATTCATCAACTGCTCTATACCTTTTTGGAACTGCTTAGACTTCATAGGGTCATCGTTCTCAATGTATTTGAATAGTTCTGGTGAGAAGCTTGGTAGACCACGGAAGTGGATGTTTTCTCCCTCAGTTAGTGTGTCACCAATCTTAAATACACCACCGCTATCTGGCAGACCAACGATGTCACCAGGGTAAGCCTCTTCTACTGTACTCTTGCGTTGTGCCATGAACTGAGTAGGAGAGGAGAAGCGCATCGTCTTTCCATTACGAATGTGGAGGTAAGGTTGGTTACGTTGGAACTTACCAGAGCATACCTTACAGAAAGCGATACAACTACGATGGTTAGGGTCGATATTGGCTGTAATCTTGAAAATGAAGCCTGTGAACTTTGGTTCACTTGGTTCAACTATACGCTCTTCTGCCTTGGTTGGACGTGGGCTTGGTGCTATTTCAACGAAACAATCGAGCAACTCTTGAACGCCAAAGTTATTCAATGCAGATCCGAAGAACACTGGTGCAACCTCTGCTCGGCGGTAAGCTTCAACATCAAAGTCAGGATAAACACCATTGACTAACTCAAGGTCGTTGCGTAGCTGTTCAGCAAAGTCGGCACCTACTTGCTCGTCCAAATCATTAGAATTGATATCTACTTCAATTTTCTCTGTCACACGCTGTTTGTTTGGTGTGAAGAGGTTCAACTGCTGTTCATAGATATTATACACACCTTTGAAGCGCTGTCCCTGACCGATAGGCCATGATAGTGGACGTACACTAATCTTGAGTTCTTCTTCCAACTCGTCTAAAACCTCGAATGGGTCACGACCTTCACGGTCCATCTTATTGATAAAGATGATAACTGGTGTGTTGCGCATACGACACACCTCCATCAACTTACGCGTCTGAGCTTCCACACCCTTGGCAGAGTCAACAACGATGATAGCAGAGTCAACAGCCGTCAGAGTGCGATAAGTATCTTCTGCAAAGTCTTGGTGACCAGGGGTGTCAAGGATATTTACCTTATAATCTTTATAGTCAAACTCCATCACAGAAGTTGACACAGAGATACCACGCTGCTTCTCAATATCCATCCAGTCGGATGTAGCTGTCTTACGTATCTTATTGCTCTTCACCGCACCAGCAACCTGAATCTGACCACCGAAGAGAAGGAATTTCTCGGTCAAAGTGGTCTTACCAGCATCTGGGTGAGAGATTATGGCG is drawn from Prevotella melaninogenica and contains these coding sequences:
- a CDS encoding peptide chain release factor 3, giving the protein MNEIERRRTFAIISHPDAGKTTLTEKFLLFGGQIQVAGAVKSNKIRKTATSDWMDIEKQRGISVSTSVMEFDYKDYKVNILDTPGHQDFAEDTYRTLTAVDSAIIVVDSAKGVEAQTRKLMEVCRMRNTPVIIFINKMDREGRDPFEVLDELEEELKISVRPLSWPIGQGQRFKGVYNIYEQQLNLFTPNKQRVTEKIEVDINSNDLDEQVGADFAEQLRNDLELVNGVYPDFDVEAYRRAEVAPVFFGSALNNFGVQELLDCFVEIAPSPRPTKAEERIVEPSEPKFTGFIFKITANIDPNHRSCIAFCKVCSGKFQRNQPYLHIRNGKTMRFSSPTQFMAQRKSTVEEAYPGDIVGLPDSGGVFKIGDTLTEGENIHFRGLPSFSPELFKYIENDDPMKSKQFQKGIEQLMNEGVAQSFVNQFNNRRIVGTVGQLQFEVIQYRLEHEYNAKCRWEPVHLYKACWIEADDEKELENFKKRKYQYMAKDIEGRDVFLADSGYVLNMAQQDFENIRFHFTSEF